One genomic region from Magallana gigas chromosome 3, xbMagGiga1.1, whole genome shotgun sequence encodes:
- the LOC105343718 gene encoding RNA cytosine-C(5)-methyltransferase NSUN2, with amino-acid sequence MGRRRPRPNKNRRDEKGYKAHVKENKLFEKYYKELGFVPEEEWDAFMNALREPLPITFRITSFGGETEELKKLVKTEYIGKLLEEKSESDKPKVICLPWYPDELGWQLNSSRQEVRKDARFEKLKTFLLQETESGSISRQEAVSMIPPMLMAVKSRHKVLDMCAAPGSKTAQLIEYLHNTPDNQIPEGYVVANDVDNKRCYLMTHQVKRLNSPCCAIINHDASYLPNLRYGDGPREFVKYDRILCDVPCSGDGTLRKNQDIWSKWTPNQGINLHGIQAKILKRGLDLLEVGGRLVYSTCSLNPVEDEAVIASMLQKCEGTVELVDVSEEIKNLKYTTGLSYWKLMTKDGSQFFDSYESVTNYTHFQPSMFAPSKEESEKLNLHRCMRVLPHQQDTGGFFIAVLVKKATLPWQQKKEAKLSEQKDKSEANGGEVKDNKMEEGNPSEQTTKEDEGTKKRPAEEDEDLNPKPSKQVTRRLHGYKEDPYIFMDEKDPMWEPIRNFYGIPEDFPRNQIMYRAENGQRRTLYFVSSAIRDLVRRNNDRFKFINLGVKIFGRSKSPLVPDCDYRIAQEGLVTMKSMLQKRALVLSREDFILALTKENPLFKEFSADGISKFQGIDTGSIALLYKGSESGSRPACDLVICGWRGKTSLRAFINHGLRFHYLRLFSEKLAEELAIQMEERKQQKKDKEKTTEEEGNVELDPEENTGVDQTDVDSEMTRGERMEEDDGETVDGVVDGCDNDTGDRCTDGQTDECGT; translated from the exons ATGGGTAGGAGGCGACCGAGGCCAAATAAAAACAGGAGAGATGAG AAAGGATACAAAGCCCATGTGAAAGAGAATAAGTTGTTTGAGAAATATTacaaa GAACTTGGTTTTGTACCAGAAGAGGAATGGGATGCCTTTATGAATGCTTTGAGGGAACCTCTTCCCATAACATTCAGGATCACAAGCTTTGGTGG AGAAACAGAAGAGCTTAAGAAATTAGTGAAGACGGAATATATTGGCAAACTTTTAGAAGAGAAGTCAGAGAGCGATAAACCAAAAGTGATCTGTTTGCCTTg GTATCCTGATGAACTAGGATGGCAATTAAACTCTTCCAGACAAGAAGTTCGTAAAGATGcaagatttgaaaaattgaagacTTTTCTTCTTCAAGAAACAGAGAGT GGCAGTATCAGCAGACAGGAAGCGGTTTCTATGATTCCACCAATGTTAATGGCTGTCAAGTCACGCCACAAG GTGTTGGACATGTGTGCTGCTCCTGGCTCCAAAACTGCCCAGCTGATTGAATACCTTCACAACACACCTGACAACCAGATACCAG AAGGGTATGTTGTTGCAAATGATGTTGATAACAAAAGATGTTACTTGATGACTCACCAGGTCAAGAGGTTAAACAGTCCTTGCTGTGCCATCATTAACCATGATGCCTCCTATCTTCCCAATCTCAGATATGGG GATGGGCCTCGTGAGTTTGTGAAGTATGACCGCATCTTATGTGATGTACCATGCAGTGGGGATGGCACTCTCAGAAAAAACCAGGACATCTGGTCAAAGTGGACCCCGAACCAAGGCATCAATTTACATGG TATTCAGGCCAAGATCCTGAAGCGAGGTCTGGACCTGTTAGAGGTTGGAGGGCGCCTCGTGTACTCCACTTGTTCCCTGAATCCCGTGGAGGATGAGGCGGTGATAGCCAGCATGCTACAGAAGTGTGAAG GTACTGTGGAACTGGTGGATGTGAGCGAGGAAATCAAGAATCTCAAGTACACCACGGGTCTGTCTTACTggaag CTGATGACAAAGGATGGGAGTCAGTTTTTTGACAGCTACGAGTCTGTCACAAACTACACCCACTTCCAGCCCTCCATGTTTGCACCCAGCAAGGAGGAGAGCGAAAAGTTAAACCTTCACAGATG CATGAGAGTGCTACCACACCAACAGGACACAGGCGGATTCTTTATCGCCGTCCTGGTGAAGAAGGCAACATTACCATGGCAACAGAAAAAAGAAGCCAAACTTTCAG aaCAAAAGGATAAAAGTGAAGCCAATGGAGGGGAAGTAAAAGACAACAAAATGGAGGAAGGTAACCCATCAGAGCAGACGACTAAGGAAGACGAAGGAACCAAGAAAAGGCCAGCCGAAGAGGACGAGGACTTGAA CCCCAAGCCATCAAAGCAAGTGACCAGAAGATTGCATGGCTATAAAGAAGATCCTTATATCTTTATGGATGAAAAAGACCCCATGTGGGAACCTATCAG GAATTTTTATGGAATTCCTGAGGACTTCCCACGGAATCAGATCATGTACAGAGCAGAGAATGGACAAAGAAGGACGCTCTATTTTGTGTCCTCAGCCATCAGGGATCTAGTCCGCAGAAACAATGACAGATTCAAA TTCATCAACCTGGGCGTCAAGATATTTGGGCGAAGTAAGTCTCCACTGGTACCAGACTGTGATTACAGAATTGCTCAAGAG GGTTTAGTGACGATGAAGAGTATGCTACAGAAGAGGGCTTTAGTTCTGTCCAGGGAGGACTTTATCCTGGCCTTGACCAAAGAGAACCCGCTGTTTAAAGAATTCTCAGCTGATGGCATCTCTAAGTTCCAAGGCATTG ATACAGGAAGTATAGCTCTTCTTTATAAAGGATCAGAGAg TGGGAGTCGGCCGGCCTGTGACCTGGTGATCTGTGGGTGGAGAGGGAAGACCTCACTCAGGGCCTTTATCAACCACGGACTCAGATTCCACTACCTCAGGCTCTTCAGTGAAAAACTGGCAGAAGAAC TGGCAATCCAGATGGAGGAACGGAAACAACAGAAGAAAGATAAGGAAAAAACAACAGAAGAGGAGGGAAATGTAGAACTGGATCCAGAAGAAAACACAGGGGTGGATCAAACAGATGTTGACTCTGAAATGACAAGGGGTGAAAGAATGGAGGAGGATGATGGAGAGACTGTTGATGGTGTAGTGGATGGTTGTGACAATGACACTGGTGATAGATGTACAGATGGACAAACAGATGAATGTGGCACTTGA